A genomic window from Polaribacter gangjinensis includes:
- a CDS encoding isoaspartyl peptidase/L-asparaginase family protein, with protein MKNSIFLILFSLFLMSCSSTSKEEKINDFAIIIHGGAGTILKKNMTDEKEAAYKAKLEEAIKVGYNILKNGGTSTEAVLKTIQVMEESPLFNAGKGAVFTNAGTNELDASFMDGKTLNAGAVAGVKDVKSPIELAIKIMTDSEHVMLSGEGASAFAKEKGLEIVDPSYFYTENRYQSLQKIINQEKTQLDHDAKKASFYDPNIKDSKFGTVGCVALDKNGNIAAGTSTGGMTNKRWGRIGDAPIIGSGTYANNNTCGVSSTGWGEYFIRSQVAYDISAQMEYQKKSLKEATKDVIQNKLTKLGGTGGIVALDKNGNMSFEFNTEGMYRASMDEKGKLIIKIYKE; from the coding sequence ATGAAAAATTCAATTTTTTTAATTCTTTTTAGTCTTTTTTTAATGAGCTGTAGCTCTACTTCTAAAGAAGAAAAAATCAATGATTTTGCAATTATCATTCATGGTGGTGCAGGCACTATTTTGAAAAAAAACATGACTGATGAAAAAGAAGCTGCTTACAAAGCAAAATTGGAAGAAGCTATCAAAGTGGGTTACAACATCCTAAAAAACGGAGGAACTTCTACAGAAGCTGTATTAAAAACCATTCAAGTGATGGAAGAATCACCATTATTCAATGCAGGAAAAGGAGCTGTTTTTACAAATGCAGGAACCAATGAATTGGACGCTTCTTTTATGGATGGAAAAACCTTAAATGCAGGAGCTGTTGCTGGTGTAAAAGACGTAAAAAGTCCGATTGAATTGGCAATTAAAATCATGACAGATTCCGAACACGTAATGCTTTCAGGAGAAGGAGCATCAGCATTTGCCAAAGAGAAGGGATTGGAAATTGTTGATCCAAGTTATTTTTACACAGAAAATCGTTATCAATCGTTGCAAAAAATTATCAATCAAGAAAAAACACAACTAGATCATGACGCTAAAAAAGCCTCTTTTTACGATCCAAATATCAAAGACAGCAAATTTGGAACAGTTGGTTGTGTTGCCCTAGATAAAAATGGAAATATTGCTGCAGGAACATCTACTGGTGGAATGACCAATAAACGTTGGGGACGAATTGGAGACGCACCAATTATTGGTTCAGGAACTTATGCAAATAATAATACTTGTGGAGTTTCTTCTACAGGTTGGGGCGAATATTTTATTCGAAGTCAAGTTGCATATGATATTTCTGCACAAATGGAATATCAGAAAAAATCGTTGAAAGAAGCCACCAAAGATGTGATACAAAATAAACTCACAAAATTGGGTGGAACAGGAGGAATTGTAGCTTTAGATAAAAACGGAAATATGTCTTTTGAATTCAATACTGAAGGAATGTATAGGGCTTCTATGGATGAAAAAGGCAAATTGATTATCAAAATTTACAAGGAATAA
- a CDS encoding aldehyde dehydrogenase family protein produces MTDFDLTEMLQELGLKAINNGTSTGKNSFASNETIESYSPVDGLLIGKVSITTKEGYEKVMMTASEAFAFWRNKPAPFRGEIVRQFGQKLRVKKEALGKLVSYEMGKSYQEGLGEVQEMIDICDFAVGLSRQLHGLTMHSERPGHRMYEQYHPLGVVGIISAFNFPVAVWAWNTALAWICGDVCVWKPSEKTPLCGIACQQIIAEVLAENNLPEGISCLINGDYKVGEFLTKDARIPLISATGSTRMGKIVAKEVAGRLGKSLLELGGNNAIIVTPDADIKMTVIGAVFGAVGTAGQRCTSTRRLIIHESIFDKVTEALTKAYQQLRIGNPLDEKNHVGPLIDIHAVKMYENALQKVVEEGGKLVVEGGVLSGNGYKSGCYVKPAIAIANNSFAIVQHETFAPILYLIKYSGDVMNAIHIQNGVAQGLSSAIMTNNLREAEAFLSVNGSDCGIANVNIGTSGAEIGGAFGGEKETGGGRESGSDAWKVYMRRQTNTINYTTELPLAQGIKFDL; encoded by the coding sequence ATGACAGATTTTGACTTAACAGAAATGCTACAAGAACTTGGCTTAAAAGCAATCAATAATGGAACATCAACAGGTAAAAATTCTTTTGCTAGTAATGAAACTATTGAAAGTTATTCTCCAGTTGATGGTTTATTGATTGGAAAAGTAAGCATTACTACCAAAGAAGGTTATGAAAAAGTAATGATGACAGCTTCTGAAGCTTTTGCATTTTGGAGAAACAAACCTGCACCATTTAGAGGAGAAATTGTGCGTCAATTCGGACAAAAATTACGAGTAAAAAAAGAAGCTTTAGGAAAATTAGTTTCTTATGAAATGGGAAAATCGTATCAAGAAGGTTTGGGAGAAGTGCAAGAAATGATTGATATCTGTGACTTTGCAGTTGGTTTATCGCGACAATTGCATGGACTTACCATGCATTCTGAACGTCCAGGACATAGAATGTATGAACAATATCATCCTTTAGGAGTTGTTGGAATCATTTCTGCTTTCAATTTTCCTGTGGCTGTTTGGGCTTGGAACACAGCATTGGCATGGATTTGTGGAGATGTTTGTGTTTGGAAACCATCAGAAAAAACACCTTTGTGTGGTATTGCTTGTCAACAAATCATTGCAGAAGTTTTAGCCGAAAACAATTTGCCTGAGGGAATTTCATGTTTGATTAATGGAGATTATAAAGTTGGTGAATTCTTGACAAAAGATGCTAGAATTCCGTTGATTTCTGCTACAGGAAGTACCAGAATGGGAAAAATTGTTGCAAAAGAAGTTGCAGGACGTTTAGGAAAATCATTGTTAGAATTAGGGGGAAATAATGCCATCATTGTTACACCTGATGCTGACATCAAAATGACAGTTATTGGAGCTGTTTTTGGGGCTGTAGGAACAGCTGGTCAACGTTGTACATCAACTAGAAGGTTAATTATTCATGAATCCATTTTTGACAAAGTCACAGAAGCCTTGACAAAAGCATATCAACAATTGCGTATTGGAAATCCGTTGGATGAAAAAAATCATGTAGGCCCTTTAATTGATATTCATGCTGTAAAAATGTATGAAAATGCACTTCAAAAAGTAGTGGAAGAAGGAGGAAAATTGGTTGTTGAAGGTGGTGTTTTATCAGGAAATGGTTATAAAAGTGGTTGCTATGTAAAACCTGCAATTGCAATAGCTAACAATTCATTTGCCATTGTGCAACATGAAACGTTTGCACCAATTTTATATTTGATAAAATATTCAGGAGATGTAATGAACGCAATTCATATTCAAAATGGAGTTGCACAAGGTTTATCATCTGCAATTATGACCAATAATTTACGTGAAGCTGAGGCATTTTTATCAGTAAATGGTTCAGATTGTGGTATTGCAAATGTAAATATTGGAACTTCTGGGGCTGAAATTGGTGGTGCTTTTGGAGGTGAAAAGGAAACTGGTGGAGGTCGTGAATCTGGCTCTGATGCATGGAAAGTGTACATGAGAAGACAAACAAATACCATCAATTATACAACTGAATTACCTTTAGCACAAGGAATAAAATTTGATTTATAA